Below is a window of Humulus lupulus chromosome 2, drHumLupu1.1, whole genome shotgun sequence DNA.
CCAACTGCACTTTAAGATTAATGCATTTGTGTgtatatgttgttttcttgcatTCAAAAGATATATTCAGTTTACTGAAGCCAAAAAAACATGAAAGTAATGTGCCTTGTGTTTGTTATGGTaagaagtttaaaaaaaaaaatcttccaAATTATCTTATGTGCTCTTATAATGGAGGGATCAAAGGCAGAAAAGGACCAATTTCAATTAAAGCTGAGATATATGAATTCACACCCTCCTTTCACCTGGTTGAGGTAAGCAAGTCCAGTGGTAATACATTGGAATACAAAACAATAATGAAATAGGATATAAGACCATCTTTAAAAGACATTGTTTGGGCATGGCAAGGTGAATAGATGCAGCAAGAATAATAACAACACCACCATCAACAATTTATGCATAATTCCATTCTATTTTAGCATGCTCATTTTCTTAATGCATACACATGTTGTATTATTTAATGTTTTACTAATAATGGTATCAATTATGATGAGATTATTTGAGCACAAGAAAGCAATAAATAATGGTATCAATTATGGTATCAATTATTTGCAtggttaaaaataaaataaaaataaagcgtGAGTAGACATGAAAGTCTCCAGAAATTACCTCCCTAAGAATCAAGACTCCTCTCTTTGAATCTTGGCATGCTACAAGCTCATAACTGACAAGATTCATACCATCCTTTAAAGTTGTTACTAGTGCTGCATCTGAAAAAGATAAATGGGTATTTAGATGCAAATGAGGCTGCTTGAAGACATTACATGCGAACTTGAAATTTTTTTTCCACTTAATTTGGGATTCTGTCACTACCTTAAAATAGGGCTGCTTATAATTCACTAATTTCAGTTATAGTCGCACTCTGTCTTTCATTCACAGAGTTTCTTAGCAACAATATTCAGAGAGATTTTTTATATCCAAAGAAATAGATAgctaatatgatgttaaatatgACTTTTAAGATCATAGCTAATATGATGTCAAACCCCAAAGGAAGTAGGGAAAGAGAGGGAGGCAGGTAAGTTTACAATAATGAAATCAAGAGAAAAAAGGTATGCGCAgaaataaattaagaaaattggAATGCATCATTGCAGAGTAGAAATAATCCAAGAGTAGATTAAAAAGGAGAACAAAAAATTGTACCTGTAACAGCATATAGAGCACATAAAGCATGGAAATCAAGAGAGCGATCCTGTAAAGAAAGAAAGATAGGATCAGAAAAAGTACACAGTCGTTACTCCTTAGGAACTAGAAAGTTACATCTAACATGTGAGAAATAATCATAGCAAAATTGGAGTGTATAAATATCATATGAATGAAAATACATATAGCTTATTAACTTTTAGGTATAGACATTTAGTTGACGCACTGGCATGAGAAACTGAGGTTCAATTCAAGAAGAAAACAAAGATGGGGCACAATGATGTGATCTACACCAAGATTAACACTCTCAAGGTCCTATTTTAATCGTACCAGGTAAGCCTATACCATTTGAAATATAGAACCATTGTGTCTAAAAGAGTGATTGCTTAATCTAACAATGATAAGATACGGTTCAGTATACACAACTGTCAACAACACTTAAAACATTTTTCCAAATACCAAATAGCCCAAAAAGAATATAGTGAGATATAAATTGTCCATGCATATAGTAATTACTGACTAAGATGGCCATAAACAAACCAAGTGATGTATTGGAACAGTTCTCAATGTTCCAAATCTGCTGTTAATTCGTCCAACAATTTCATGGACCGGGATTGTGAGTTTTTGATCTGTGAAAATGCAATATGAAACAgtgtattaattaaattttagcaACAAAGCAAACAAAATGCACTTAGAATTGAAGTGTACTTCCTCAATCAAGGTAAGTTGTTTAACtctgaaaaaaaaatatcttaaccattGTTGACTgagtaaattattttaaaacaatgacaGTAATAAGATGGAGAGACAAAATAGAACACTATTCTACATCAACCCCAAGCTACAATCAGAAGTAACCTAGAACTCAAAACATAAAGTTTATAGCTCAAATTCAGACATATAAACACATTAAACTACTAAAGGATCTAGCAAAAGGAATTCAACTTAAATTTAGACATTCCAATGAGTTTTTCTCTCCTTACTAAAGAAGAAGAATTTCTAAAATGCAACAGACGCTAGTCCTTCTGCCAAGGCTTGAATTAATCAAGGAAACAAAAAGAAATCATGAAACATAAAGAATAAAACTATTTGCAAATCAGGCAAACACAAGAAGAAGCAATGCAAATTTAGACAGAAGTATACACTCTCGAACATCTGTTCTAGTTGGCACAGCAATTTGCAACAAAACTACTTTGTCACGCCAATCAGGGTTTTCCTCGAGGAATTTTTCGAAGGCCAATATCTTTTGAGGAATCCCTTTGATCATATCAAGGCGATCTACACCTAACATCACCTGTAATGCCATATATTTGACATAAGAAATAGttaatatataaaacataagataTATCATTAAATATACAAATTAGAGAGCAAAAAAATATTAATCTACTAAAATTAGAATTACAAACACCTCTCTACCCATGCAACAAGCAGTAGCAATAGCATaaataaaaatgtgtcactaggAAGGTAAGGACTAAGAATTATCCAATAGCTTTACAGTAAAAGAACCAAATAGGAATATCCAAGATGAACACTCTGAAACAAATCATAAGTTTCCATAACGTGTGGGCTGAAGAAACTAGACAGTGATAACTTGCACATGTTACTATCATAAACAAGGTCTCAAAGCATATCAAGCGACCAGCTATCCTAAAACTTCATGTCATAGGAAACTAGACAGTGAGATAAACTATGCTTAAGAATTAATTCATGTTCCCATTATGTTGTGGAAGTTGAGTGTATGCATGGCATACTTTTattctaaaaatatattatttacctTCCTCCCAGCAAATCTTTCTTTAAGTTCTCTAATGTGTTCCTGGACTTGAGGAAGCTCCAGTGCACGTATAAAGCGATCTAAATCTATATCGATGGGACACTGAAAATTTTAGCACTGGAGTCTGAATGAGTAACAAGTTTCCATACTAAAGTTTACTCATATAATATGTCTTCAACTTTAAATTAAACGGGCATGTAATTTCAACTTACTGCAGCCACTCGAGTAAGCCTCCCTTGATCCTCAACTCCCTCGGGAGGACCCTCCAATCCAAGAATGCGAGTACAAGCACTAACGAAATGACGTGCATAATCATATGTATGAAAACTAGAAAAATGAGGATTAATACATAAATTACATGTTCAAAAATTCATATAGTCCAAACACTTAAAATGAAGAAAGTAATATAGAGTCGAATTACCAAATAACATTATATTTAATCAAACTACTACTTAAACCAACAACATTCAAATAGAAGATGTTGAGTGGAAAATAATAACACTTTATTAATATTGAAGGGCAACACAAGATGTTTAGGTTAGAGCACTCATGACAAAAGAACTTTCCAAGTCACTTTTATAATTGACACACCTGCTATTTTCCAATTGCCCTCTAAGCACACACCACTCTTCTATTAGGCTACAATGAAGAAATCTAAAACTTTCTAGAATTTTCCAAGTCATTAACTAGTTTCTACTATTCTCTAAATAATTCTATAATAATTATATCATAGTCTAATTAATTCTAGGTTTCTCCTAGAACATTCTAGAATACTTTTAACAGAAGAACATCATAATAAGTGAAGCACGTTTGCATATGCTGAACAAACTACCTATTTTTTCTACTCCAGCTGACATTAAAAGACTGGTTCTTGACAACTTTAAACAAAAGTCATATATAATATTCAACAAGTGCTGCCGAATACTCAACGTACCCGACTAAATCTGCAGCAAGAACTGAGCACAACAACTCTGATCGAGATGGCAATGTCCTGTGAATTTCAGATGAAGGAAAAGGAGTATGTAGAAACCAACCAACTTTCATTGATTTTTTGAAATCTTTCAAGCATTTTGGAAGATACATAAGATGGTAATCGTGGCACCAAACAACATCACCCTCTTCATAATTCTTGATAACCACATCAGCAAACATTTCATTTGCCTTCTTATATGCAGCAAAATGCGACTGGAAACtcttggtggtagcaagtcgatCTTCTTGTGGAAGTCCAAGGTATTGAAAAAGTGGCCACAAAATGTTGTTGAAGTAGCCATTATAATATTGATGAACAATCTCTTCATCAAGAAATACTGGAATACATCTCTGTGAGGCAGAAATAGAAAAGCATGAACATAATTGATTTTCTCATAATTTAACTAAAAAAACATGTTTACTCAATTAGAGGAAAAAAAAATCAACCCAATAAGCAAAGGCAGTAATATTAAATGGTCCGAATGACTCTATGTCAAGATTCGAAAATTAACCTTTTCGGCTCGAGACTTAGTAAGCGCATTCTGTCCAACTGTATCGGGCACATTCACACCAGCCCAACCTATCCACCTTGCCTCAAATTCCTTCACGCCTTTAACACAACCATATAGTACATGTGAATAACAAGTTTACAAAGAAAAAAACCAAATCATTAGGTAAAAAAAGTAACAAAAAACTATTAATACGAGGAACTATTTTGTTAGACACGCAATAATATCATCAAGTAAACAatcttaatataaatataaatagacCAAACAATCTTAAAAAATAAAGAGTAGGAATTGCATACCCAGAAGAGCACTAACTAAACCCCCAGCACTAATCTCTAAATGCCATACATCTTCACCTTTCCTTACAGTAGAGACTGGTAATCTGTTAGCAACTGCCAATAACCGTTGCCTAGCAGGCTTTTTATCTGGATTTTCACATCGCTCATAATTGTTAGTCGTTGCAGTATCACCTTCAGGGCATTGTCCAACAGTTGCA
It encodes the following:
- the LOC133815025 gene encoding alpha,alpha-trehalose-phosphate synthase [UDP-forming] 1-like — encoded protein: MIGNKYESNQTWSTSRVGQLVNDRKIRKNSRTSQSNEGAQYIENDVCLTEDDTSKVATVGQCPEGDTATTNNYERCENPDKKPARQRLLAVANRLPVSTVRKGEDVWHLEISAGGLVSALLGVKEFEARWIGWAGVNVPDTVGQNALTKSRAEKRCIPVFLDEEIVHQYYNGYFNNILWPLFQYLGLPQEDRLATTKSFQSHFAAYKKANEMFADVVIKNYEEGDVVWCHDYHLMYLPKCLKDFKKSMKVGWFLHTPFPSSEIHRTLPSRSELLCSVLAADLVGFHTYDYARHFVSACTRILGLEGPPEGVEDQGRLTRVAACPIDIDLDRFIRALELPQVQEHIRELKERFAGRKVMLGVDRLDMIKGIPQKILAFEKFLEENPDWRDKVVLLQIAVPTRTDVREYQKLTIPVHEIVGRINSRFGTLRTVPIHHLDRSLDFHALCALYAVTDAALVTTLKDGMNLVSYELVACQDSKRGVLILREITVYAIRMFE